In one Populus nigra chromosome 12, ddPopNigr1.1, whole genome shotgun sequence genomic region, the following are encoded:
- the LOC133669336 gene encoding ATP synthase delta chain, chloroplastic-like — protein MASALQNAAVSLQSKIPPSARLPTNFTSPKPLSLSFSAAFPSLNLSTTTTLRLRGGSALGTKMSAAAAGSYAAALADVAKSNNTLDATSSDMGKVDKLFSDTAVYDFFANPTVDTEKKRQMVDEFAKSSPLQPHTVNFVNILIDAKRIDLVKDIVKEFEMVYNSLTDTELAVVSSVVPLESQHLAQIAKQVQKLTGAKNVRVKPVIDPSLVAGFTVRYGNSGSKLIDMSVKKQLEEIAAQLDLSDIELAA, from the coding sequence ATGGCATCAGCACTCCAAAATGCCGCCGTTTCTCTCCAATCCAAAATCCCACCATCAGCCAGGCTGCCAACAAACTTCACCTCCCCGAAACCTCTCAGCCTCTCCTTCTCCGCCGCTTTCCCTTCCCTCAACCTCTCCACCACAACCACCCTCCGCCTCCGTGGTGGCTCGGCCCTGGGGACCAAAAtgtcagcagcagcagcaggaagTTACGCGGCAGCGCTAGCTGACGTGGCAAAATCCAACAACACATTAGATGCTACCTCGTCTGACATGGGCAAAGTAGACAAACTCTTTTCAGACACAGCAGTCTATGACTTCTTTGCTAACCCGACAGTAGACACAGAAAAGAAACGGCAAATGGTTGATGAGTTTGCCAAGTCCTCACCTCTCCAACCCCATACAGTAAACTTCGTTAATATACTTATAGATGCAAAGAGGATTGATTTGGTTAAAGATATAGTGAAAGAATTTGAGATGGTTTACAATAGCTTGACGGATACAGAGCTTGCTGTGGTGAGTTCAGTGGTGCCTTTGGAGTCGCAACATTTGGCACAGATAGCAAAACAAGTGCAGAAACTGACAGGAGCTAAGAATGTAAGGGTTAAGCCAGTGATTGACCCCAGTTTGGTTGCTGGGTTTACTGTAAGGTATGGAAATTCAGGGTCCAAGTTGATTGATATGAGTGTGAAGAAACAGTTGGAGGAGATTGCTGCTCAGCTTGATTTAAGTGATATTGAACTTGctgcttaa
- the LOC133669281 gene encoding uncharacterized protein LOC133669281: MNGPNRSFHDDDEDDQGEVFLDDSDIIHEVTVDEEDLPDADDDDDDDTDDSMHIFTGHTSELYTVACSPADPLLVATGGGDDKGFLWKIGLGDWAAELKGHKESVSSLTFSSDGQLLASGGFDGIVQIWDASSGNLKCVLEGPDEGIEWVRWHPKGHLVLAGSEDKTVWMWNADKGAYLNSFAGHEASVTCGDFTPDGKTICTGSDDASLRIWNPKSGENIHAVKGHPYHTDGLTCLALSSDSTLAITGSKDNSVHIVNITTGRVVSSLVSHSDSVECVGLAPSSPWAATGGLDQKLIIWDLQHSLPRASCEHKDGVTCLAWLGASRYVATGCVDGKVRLWDSLSGDCIRIFSGHADAVQSLSISANQDYLVSGSSDGTARVFEIAEFK; this comes from the exons ATGAACGGTCCGAATCGATCATTTCACGACGACGACGAAGACGATCAAGGCGAAGTTTTCCTTGATGATTCCGATATCATCCACGAAGTCACCGTCGATGAAGAAG ACCTTCCTGATGcggatgacgacgacgacgacgacacGGATGATTCTATGCACATATTTACCGGTCATAcca gTGAACTCTATACAGTTGCCTGCAGTCCAGCAGACCCTTTGCTAGTGGCGACTGGTGGAGGAGATGACAAAGGGTTTCTTTGGAAGATTGGTCTTGGAGATTGGGCTGCTGAGCTCAAAG GTCATAAGGAATCTGTGTCTAGTTTAACATTTAGTAGTGATGGACAGTTGCTTGCATCTGGAGGGTTTGATGGGATTGTCCAAATTTGGGATGCTTCGTCGGGAAACCTTAAATGTGTACTCGAAGGTCCTGATGAGGGCATTGAG TGGGTCAGATGGCATCCAAAAGGGCATCTGGTGTTGGCTGGTTCCGAGGACAAAACTGTTTGGATGTGGAATGCTGACAAAGGTGCCTATCTTAATTCATTTGCAGGACATGAAGCAAGTGTTACCTGTGGTGATTTTACTCCTGATG GTAAAACAATCTGTACTGGTTCTGATGATGCATCCTTGAGGATATGGAATCCTAAAAGTGGTGAAAACATACATGCTGTGAAAG GTCATCCATATCACACTGATGGACTGACGTGCTTGGCATTGAGCTCAGATTCTACTCTTGCTATTACTGGTTCGAAGGACAACTCTGTCCACATCGTGAACATTACTACTGGCAGG GTGGTTAGTTCTCTAGTTTCTCACTCGGATTCCGTTGAATGTGTCGGGCTTGCACCAAG CTCCCCTTGGGCTGCTACGGGAGGCTTGGATCAAAAGCTTATCATCTGGGACCTGCAGCATTCTTTGCCCCGTGCCTCATGTGAACACAAG GATGGAGTTACATGTCTGGCATGGCTTGGTGCATCAAGATACGTGGCTACAGGTTGTGTGGATGGGAAAGTAAGACTGTGGGATAGTCTCTCTGGTGATTGCATAAGAATATTTAGTGGCCACGCTGATGCCGTTCAATCCCTGTCTATATCTGCTAATCAAGATTATCTTGTCTCGGGTTCAAGTGATGGAACCGCAAGAGTGTTTGAGATTGCAGAGTTTAAGTAA
- the LOC133669278 gene encoding uncharacterized protein LOC133669278 yields the protein MTVEAVNPKAYPLADAQLSITILDLVQQAANYKQLKKGANEATKTLNRGISEFVVMAADTEPLEILLHLPLLAEDKNVPYVFVPSKQALGRACGVTRPVIACSVTTNEGSQLKTQIQQLKDAIEKLLI from the exons atG ACAGTAGAAGCAGTGAATCCAAAAGCATACCCACTTGCAGATGCCCAGTTGTCAATAacaatacttgaccttgttcaACAAGCTGCTAACTACAAGCAACTCAAGAAAGGAGCCAATGAAG CTACTAAGACACTTAACAGAGGTATCTCTGAGTTTGTTGTGATGGCTGCTGATACTGAACCACTTGAGATCCTTCTCCATCTTCCTTTGCTTGCTGAAGACAag AATGTGCCCTATGTATTTGTACCTTCAAAACAAGCACTTGGCCGAGCATGTGGTGTCACAAGGCCTGTTATTGCTTGTTCTGTGACGACAAATGAGGGGAGTCAATTGAAAACCCAAATTCAACAACTCAAG GATGCCATTGAGAAACTTTTGATCTGA